From the Carettochelys insculpta isolate YL-2023 chromosome 27, ASM3395843v1, whole genome shotgun sequence genome, one window contains:
- the LOC142002101 gene encoding LOW QUALITY PROTEIN: relaxin-3 receptor 1-like (The sequence of the model RefSeq protein was modified relative to this genomic sequence to represent the inferred CDS: inserted 1 base in 1 codon) yields the protein MGEQGAVQERNESVVFCCCDVAPHSRQGALCGLIKPSGAARMGSETWWEQFLREPCWLPPLQAREGFEREGKEMPVYNRCGTDEMLPAADSGNSSNHSLVDLLPFLPSDGTKATRIAITTVYSAVCTLRVLGNPLVFFLLASGRRRRMSSRTFFVLNLVXTDLQFVLPLPFWAVDTALDFSSPFGKVMCKLISTISVMNMYASVFLLTAMSVAHYCSAVSPLKAKQGSSSRHQAQVASASIWLSAAMATLPHAIFSTTHRVPGDEVCLVKFPELKDVDPQFLLGLYQTQKVLLGFVLPLAIILACYFFLRRFLSSCNPKRKSRVTKSVTVVALSFFICWLPNQALTAWGIVIKFNLLPFPEAFYNTQAYVFPITVCLAHANSCHNPIAYCLVRREFREVLKGLLLKVTPSLGKPASKAHRRQGKALLARPAGTELPGPLCCG from the exons ATGGGCGAGCAGGGGGCCGTGCAGGAGAGGAACGAGTCAGTGGTTTTCTGCTGCTGTGATGTTGCCCCGCATAGCAGGCAGGGGGCTCTGTGCGGGCTGATAAAACCGAGCGGTGCTGCCAGGATGGGATCAGAAACTTGGTGGGAGCAGTTCCTGCGGGAGCCGTGCTGGTTGCCACCTCTGCAAGCGCGGGAGGGCTTTGAGCGGGAAGGCAAGGAGATGCCTGTGTACAACCGCTGCGGCACCGATGAGATGCTCCCGGCAGCAGACAGCGGGAATAGCTCCAATCACAGCCTGGTGGacctgctccccttcctgcctTCGGACGGCACCAAAGCCACCCGGATCGCCATCACGACTGTCTATTCCGCCGTCTGcaccctgagggtgctgggcaaCCCGCTGGTCTTCTTCCTCCTGGCCTCGGGACGCCGCCGGAGAATGTCCAGCAGGACTTTCTTTGTGCTCAACCTGG GGACGGACCTCCAGTTCGTCCTCCCCTTGCCCTTCTGGGCAGTGGACACAGCCCTGGATTTCAGCTCGCCCTTCGGCAAAGTCATGTGCAAGCTGATCTCCACCATCTCGGTCATGAATATGTATGCCAGCGTCTTCCTCCTGACCGCCATGAGTGTGGCCCACTACTGCTCTGCGGTGTCCCCCCTGAAAGCCAAGCAGGGCTCTTCGTCCAGGCACCAGGCTCAGGTGGCCAGTGCCTCCATCTGGCTCTCTGCTGCCATGGCCACCTTGCCACACGCCATCTTCTCCACCACCCACCGGGTCCCTGGGGATGAGGTCTGCCTGGTCAAGTTCCCGGAGCTGAAAGACGTTGACCCCCAGTTCCTGCTGGGCTTGTACCAGACCCAGAAGGTGCTGCTGGGTTTTGTCCTTCCCCTGGCCATCATCCTGGCTTGCTACTTCTTCCTCCGCCGCTTCCTGAGCAGCTGCAACCCCAAGAGGAAATCCAGGGTCACCAAGTCGGTCACCGTCGTGGCGCTTTCCTTCTTCATCTGCTGGCTCCCCAACCAAGCCCTGACAGCATGGGGCATCGTCATCAAATTCAACCTGCTTCCCTTCCCCGAAGCCTTCTACAACACCCAGGCATACGTCTTCCCCATCACTGTGTGCCTGGCTCACGCCAACAGCTGCCACAACCCCATCGCCTACTGCCTGGTGAGAAGGGAGTTCCGAGAGGTGCTCAAAGGGCTCTTGCTCAAGGTAACCCCTTCCCTTGGCAAACCTGCCAGCAAAGCCCACCGCAGGCAGGGGAAAGCCCTGCTAGCCCGGCCCGCAGGGACGGAACTGCCTGGGCCTCTGTGCTGTGGGTAA
- the CREB3L3 gene encoding cyclic AMP-responsive element-binding protein 3-like protein 3, whose product MASSCQTGSIDSLELLDLLFDRQDGILWNMEFGSRMASWPGPEPSPLPSAPANEDFLSSILGSGDAGADSPLWSPAASDSGISEDPNSDQLDSPQHYVPTGSPGSYSEGGPGEPAYPYQESRQAQPHSRLPGADLQEAEVSIDLDMWNPDLFSKKSQDLPTPAQITASCTLTVKDLLLSSSAEMQQQLMTPALLRQGQGHCQELVLTEDEKKLLAKEGVTLPTQLPLTKYEERVLKKIRRKIRNKQSAQESRKKKKEYIDGLESRMSACTAHNQELQRKVLHLEKQNSSLLEQLRKLQALVVQSTSKAAQTGTCIAVLLLSFALIIFPSISPFAPNKAEPDGDFGPVRVFSRSLHNDAASRVVHALMKDGAESPEEPEKPAWMEYAGEAQREPQGGLHKFLSSHGHARPPVEAPQSNGTGTVPPDAHSDLEGLSHDEPLAGPGLASLAWTEPSQPSPVLLEPGEEL is encoded by the exons ATGGCCTCCAGCTGCCAGACAGGCAGCATCGacagcctggagctgctggacctgCTCTTTGACCGACAGGACGGGATCCTCTGGAACATGGAGTTCGGCAGCCGCATGgccagctggcctgggccagagCCGAGC CCGCTGCCCAGTGCCCCCGCGAACGAGGATTTCCTCAGCTCCATCCTGGGCTCGGGGGATGCCGGCGCTGACTCCCCACTCTGGTCCCCGGCTGCCAGCGACAGCGGCATCTCCGAGGACCCGAACTCAGACCAGCTGGACAGCCCCCAGCACTATGTGCCCACAGGCAGCCCGGGGAGCTACTCGGAAGGGGGGCCCGGGGAGCCGGCGTACCCCTACCAGGAGTcccgccaggcccagccccactccagactGCCTGGGGCAGACCTGCAGGAGGCAGAAGTCTCCATAGACCTTG ACATGTGGAACCCGGACCTCTTCTCCAAGAAGAGCCAGGACCTGCCTACTCCTGCGCAGATCACAGCCTCCTGCACGCTGACCGTGAAGGACCTGCTGCTGTCCAGCAGCGCTGAGATG cagcagcagctgatgaCGCCAGCACTGCTGAGACAGGGCCAGGGGCACTGCCAGGAGCTGGTACTGACAGAGGACGAGAAGAAGCTGCTGGCCAAGGAGGGGGTCACGCtgcccacccagctgcccctcaccAAG TACGAGGAGCGGGTGCTGAAGAAGATCCGCAGGAAGATTCGCAATAAGCAGTCGGCCCAGGAGAGccggaagaagaagaaggagtaCATCGACGGGCTGGAGAGCCG GATGTCGGCCTGCACGGCACACaaccaggagctgcagagaaaaGTGCTGCACTTGGAGAAGCAGAACTC GTCCCTCCTGGAGCAACTGCGGaaactgcaggccctggtggtgCAGTCTACCAGCAAAGCTGCTCAGACCGGGACCTGTATCGCG GTGCTGCTGCTCTCGTTTGCCCTGATCATCTTCCCCTCCATCAGCCCCTTTGCCCCCAATAAAGCAGAGCCGGATGGGGACTTTGGGCCAGTGAGAG TGTTCTCCAGGTCTCTCCATAACGATGCTGCCTCCCGCGTCGTCCATGCCCTGATGAAAGACGGCGCCGAGAGCCCCGAGGAACCGGAGAAGCCTGCGTGGATGGAGTACGCCGGCGAGGCCCAACGCGAGCCCCAGGGAGGCCTCCACAAATTCCTCAGCAGCCACGGGCACGCCAGGCCCCCAGTGGAGGCTCCACAGAGCAACGGGACAGGCACCGTCCCACCAGACGCCCACTCGGACTTGGAGGGGCTGAGTCACGACGAGCCCCTTGCAGGTCCTGGCCTGGCCTCGCTGGCCTGGAcggagcccagccagcccagcccggtgctgctggagccaggcgAGGAGCTGTGA